GGACCGCCGGAATCACCGCCAATCAGCGTGCATTCCGAAATCATGAAGCGTTGCTTGCCGTCCGTGTTCATCCTGCCGAGGCGGATGGGTGCTCGGCGAGCCGGGTCATAACCTTTGGCATGCCCCAGGGCGACAACAAAATCCCCGACGCTGATGGAATCCGAATCGCCCAATTCCACAAAAGGCAGGTTCTTTCCGTCTTCGATCTGCACCATGGCCGCGTCACGCGTGTAATTGGCGCCCAATACGCGAGCCTTGCCCATACGACCGTCAGGAAAAATAACCCGCATCACCTCATCCCCCTGGACAACGTGGGCTGCAGTCAGAACGAGGCCGTCACGGCTAACAATAACCCCGCTGCCTGTATCGCCACGATCGGAAAGCAGGGCCACCGTTGCCGGTGTCACTTTGCGTTCCACCCGGTGGACTTCCTCCTGAATCTGCTTCAACTCCGCCAGCGACCCGGCGGGTACAGACCAAGCCGAAGGAACCATCAGGCACCCCAGTAATGCGAGCGTCAATAAATAAGGGAAACGAAACGTCATGGATAGTTTATCAGACAGTTGCTTTTTCTTTGGACTACGTGTCTGTTCAATATGTTCATGCAAAAATGCGCCCGTGTCATACCAGGAATTCGGGCGCACATTCTTTTTCTTAGACCCACCTGTCAAGATATGGTACATACATGCCTGCATGGCCAGCAAGCGTCCACAGGGCAATTCGGGAAGTTCCCGCCGCAACAGCAATGGAGAACTGGACTGGTCCCATGTTCGTCCCCGTAAAAAGAAGCCCGGAGATCTTGATCCCGACTCTGACGAATACGCCGAAGCCTCGCCCTCCAGAAGATCGCCTCGCCGCAGCACTCCACCCCGGAACGAAGACAACGACTACGACGACGAACGCCCTCCTGTCTCCCGCAGAAGGAAAAGCTACTATGACGAGGAAGAATTCGATGCCCCTCCTCCTCGTTCCCGCAGACGTACGGCCCCGCGCCAGATCTCCGAACCTCCCCCGCGACAGCCGGAACCCAGGCTCCGTTTTGAAGACGAACCTCTGCTCCCAGAATCCCTGCCCCGCAGAAAAGGTAAAAAATTCTCACTGTTCGGAATCATCCTGTTTCTCATATGGAGCCTGGTCTCCCTGCCCTTCCGGATCATCTACAAAATCACGCGCAATGCCAAATGGTTCCTCATATGGCCGTTGCGCATCCTGCTAAGCGTCTGTTTCGTCGCCTGTTTCGCCGGAGGCATCCTCGTATTTCTCTACGGTACCATCGCCAACCGCTACGATATTTCCGAAGTTCAGAAAATGCCGGAACGTACCATCGTCCTCGACCGGAAAAACCGGGAAATCGGCAGGCTTCATGGAGAAAACCGCGTCCGCGTCAAGTTAAGTGAAATCCCCCCGATCTTCATTCAGGCCCTGCTTGCCCGTGAAGACAGCCGTTTCTACTCGCACGGAGGGGTGGACTGGATCGGTGTCGGACGAGCCTTCCAGCAACTGATCAAGCACAAACGTGCCACGCAGGGAGCCTCAACCCTGACCATGCAGCTGGCCAAGACAACCTTTAACCACCAGAAGCGCGACATCAATACCAAGCTGGTGGAAATAGCCCTCGCCAAACGCATCGAAGCAACCTACTCCAAGGACGAGATTCTGGAAGCCTACATCAACCGTATTTTCTGGGGACATACCTTCATGGGCATTGCCGCCGCCTCCCGAGGCTACTTCGACAAGGTACCATCCCAGCTCACCCTGTCGGAATGCGCGCTTCTCGCCGGTATCATCTATGGTCCCAATGAGTTTTCTCCCTACAAAAACCCCAAAGGCGCCGAAGAAGTACGCAACATCGTCCTACGGTTGTTAAAAGATCATGGTAAAATCACGGAAGACGACTACCAGAGCGCATTGAAGGAACCTATCGTCACCCGGCGGCCCCAATCCCGTTCCGAAGAGAATTACGCCATGGAACTGATCCGCCGGGAGCTCGACAACATTCTGGAAGATGAAAACATCCGCCTCGGAGGACTCATCGTCCGCACCACTCTGGATCTTGACCTTCAGAACACCGCCATCGATTCCATCAACAAACACCTCGGAAAACTAGAAACCGCCAAAGGATACAAAAATCCTACACGGGCCCAATACCTTGCCCTGCCGAAGGAAACCCGGGAGAAAACCCGGCCCGACTACGTCCAGGCCGCTTGCGTCACGATCGACAATGCCAACGGCGCACTTCTCGTCGTCGTCGGAGGGCGTGATGCGGAAGAATCGCGCTTCAACCGTGCCGTTCAATCCCGTCGTCAGGTCGGTTCCCTGTTCAAACCGTTTGTCTACACGACATTCTTTGAAAAAGGGTATTCGCCATCAACCGTCGTTTCCGACGGTCCGATTCGTCCCGGAGAAATCCCCGGGGCCGGGAAGTGGTCGCCCCGCAATTCGGACAACTCCTTCCGCGGTATGCAGCCAGCCTCCTACGGCCTGATCAAATCACGCAACACCATGTCCGTGCGCATCGGTCACATGGCCGGTCTCCGCAATGTCATCGACCATGCCCGTCTCGCAGGATTCCAGGGAAAAATTGCCGTAACTCCCGCCACTTACCTGGGCACGTGGGAGGCATCCCCACTGGATGTAGCCAGTGCCTACACCGTCTTTGCCAATGGAGGCATTCGTCCTACTCCCTACATCATTGAGACGATTTCCGACTCGGAGGATCAGACTCTGTTTTACTCGCGCAAGACGAGTCGCAGAGCCTTTTCCCAGAGAGCCGCCAACATGACGTCCGCTCTGCTCCAGCAGGTGACACAGCCGGGAGGCACCGCCGGACAACTCAAAACGCTTGGTTTCAAAGCCCCGTGCGGCGGTAAAACAGGTACGACCAACAAGTACATGAACGCCTGGTTCGCCGGATACACATCCAGTCTCACCGCCTGTGTCTGGGTGGGGTTCGACCGCCAGAGAACCATCGTCGACCGCGGCTACGGCGGCACGCTGGCTCTCCCCATCTGGGCGGATATCATGATCCATGCAGAAAAGGAAGGCTACCCATGCGGAAAAATCCGCACGTCCCCCGGTTCCCACAATCGCGCCGTCCAGCTCTGCCGGGAATCCGGGCAGATTGCCCATTCGGGGTGCATCGCAGCCAGAACCGCCTATTACGAGACTATGCCGGGCGTCACTCCTCCCTCGAAAATGTGTACCAAGCATATTCCCCTGGCTATACCTCTGGAGGAAGAGTCCATCCCTTCGGCGCTGCCGGCCGGCAACGCCTCTCCCAATGAGGAAGAACCGCCTTTGGCTCTTCCCGTCGGGCCATCCGGTCAAGGAGGAGACGAGGACATCCCACAGGCGATTCCTCTGGATGAAGATGAAGGGGACTATGATGAAAACAACAACGCCACCCGCATTCCCCTCGCCCTGCCTGTCTGACGAAAAGAATCTGCGGGTGGAACAAAGCAGGAAAATCAATCTTTTTGCTTCAGACCGATCATGAATTCCGACGAAATAGTATCGCCTTTCTTGATATTTTTGTATTCATTCTGATAATGGATCCAGAAGAATCTGTCGGAACCTCCCGTCGTAAAGCCGGATACCAGCACACGGGTTTTCCCCTTGTCCTTCCAGGCACGTACGGATTGCCTGGGTCCTCCGGACACAGGTACAATGACTAGGGAACCACCTTCCGGCGACTTCATACGACAATAATTGATGTCGAGTTTTGTTCCGCGAAAATCGTTACTCCCCAATTCATTGGAATCATCCTTCCACAAAGCGGCAGGCGGGCCGGACGGCCTGCTTCCCCGATCGGGAGCCGTAACATTGGCACGAGCCTCTCCGCAGGCACGCCCGATGTGACCATCCGGATACCATGCCCAATGAGGATTGCGATCCCATTCGATCGTATCGAAAGAATCCGGCAAAGTGAACACCACACCCCATTGTCTGGGGTTGACATCAATGGGAACGGTCAATTCGTACTTAACCTTCACCATCCCGTTATCTTCCGGAGTCAGAAACAGAGTCCCCGTCCCCATGTCTCCGGTTCCTTCGAAACAGTGAGTTTTGCCGGAAACAGCATGTCCCGTCCATGTCCAGTCCCCCAAATCGGTCAGGGGAGTAATCTTTTGTCCAACCAGTTGGGTACCGCCTTCTCCATTGACACTCTGGACCAACGGTACCGGCAAAGGCAATTCCGGGATCACAGGCGAAACAATATTTTTCCCGTCCGGGTCAATGCGTCCGGCAACGAGATTGTCCACAATCTGTTCATTGACTTTCCGTTCCGGGCCTCCGGGAACCACCACGCGTTCACGAGCCAGTTCTTTTCCCTGGAGATCCCGAAGGACAATATCCACCGAAGCACCTTTCGGCAACTCCTGACCAACGACAATCTCACCCTGGGCATGCGGAGCTATATCCGCCTTCATTTCCCCTGATTTTCCCCCGCATTCCCAACGCAGGGAAAATTGATTAAGATTTTTGAAATTGAATCTGTTTTGCACATTCAAGACAAGTTTCCCCTCCTGGTTCACAGAGGAAGAAAAGAGCCTCATCGGCGTATAGGCCATCCGCATGCCGTGGTATTCCGGCTTTTCCCGCCGCCATCCGTCAATCGGCCCCCAGCTGCCGTAGCCGCATTCCGAGCCGTCGGGCAGGATGAAGATGTCGTCAATACCGCTCCAAATAGCTCCTCCGAGGCAACCTTTCTGTTTCCACATTAAGTCTACCATCCTCTGCAGAGGACGGCTCCAATCCTCGTGAATAGAAGGATCCGTCATCAGCTCACGGCGATTGTAGCACTGCAAATGGGCGTATTCTCCAAACCATAACGGTTCTTTGTGAGAACTCCATTCATCGGAATTGTGTTCTGAGGGATAGTGCTGGTTGGCAATATCCACACCCCAGATTCTGAGTTTTTCCCCCTTCATGTTTTGGTGGTGGAAAGTATAGGGACGGCTGGAGTCCAATTTTTTGTTCACATTCAAAACCCGGCCCCACCACTGATTCCAGTTCGATTCATTGGCCATCGACCAGATCACAATGCTGGGGTGGGATTTATAGGCAACGATCTGTTCCATATTGGGCAGGTGCGCATACCGGAAAAACAAGGGATCATTCACATCAAACTTCCCATACCAAACCCCATTCTGCCCAACCCAGCAAAGAGCCGATTCACATTCCACAAAAAGCCCCAGCTCATCGCAGGCATTCAAGAACTCCTCACTGGGCGGATAATGAGACGTACGCACCAAATTGACGTTGGCATCCTTGTACATCTGCGCATCCTTGCGGCACAGTTCACCCGACAAGGAACGCCCGGAAAGAGGATGGACTTCGTGCCTGTTGACACCCATCAGCTTCACTGGTTTTCCATTGACGAAGAGTTCGTTGCCCTTCACTTCGACTTCTCTGAGTCCCACTTTCACCACTTTCGAGTACGCAGGTTTGCCGTTCGTTTTGATCCGGCTTTCCAACTTATAGAGCGAAGGAGTTTCCGAAGTCCAGAGCTGCGCCTTGTCTACATCAAGACGGATATTGACCGACTTCGATTCCCCGGCCTGAAGCTCCAGATGCTCCGTTCGTTCTCCGGCAATGTTCCCTTGGGGATCCCGGAGAAGCGTCGTCAATTCCACCTTGCACGGCTGCTTGCCGGCATTCTCCAGACATGATTGGTAATGCACTGCTGCACGACCCGCTACCGGATCGACATCCGTCTTGAACGACTCATCCACAACGCAAGTCTCCGGAATGGAAAAGATGGTCACCTTGCGCAGGATTCCCCCCACCCGATGAGCGGCATACTCGGAAATACAACTCATCGAATCGGCTACGGATTCCGACTGCACCAGGACTTCCAGCTGATTGCTTCCCACCGAAACCAGATCGGTCACATCCAGTTCAAACGGAACCATACCTCCCCGATGCCCCCCCGCTTCCCTGCCATTCAACAAAATGCGGCAATCGGAATGTACGGCATCAAAACGAAGCCTAATCCGTTTCCCTTTCCAATCCTGAGGTACGGAAAACGACTTCCTGTAAACGGCCTTTGCATAGGGAGCCACATCGAATCCCTGCATCTTCCATTCCCCCGGCACCTGAATCGGGGAAAACGCCTTGCCTTCCGCAGGAGAGAATTCCCACACGCCGTTCAGACTCAGGACAGCTTGTTCCACCCCTTCCACACGGTCGGGTCTGGGTGTTATTCTGGGAGTAGGTAAAACCAGACGATCAATATCCTCATCCGACAGGCGGACAATATCCTTGCCGGTAATCATTTTCAACGCTTTGCCATCCGTCGTCAGGATTTCCAGCTTCTGTAAAACGGCATTCGGCCCAGCCATCGCGTAGACCGTCAAATTCAGGTAACCCTTGTTCAGGTATTTCCCCGGAACCGTCCACTCCCGTTCGACAACTTTTCCGGGTTCCGGCTTGAAGCAATCATCCAGAGCAATGCCGTTGGCTCCTATCAACAGGATGCGTTCCTGGTCAGACAAAAACGTAGCCCGGACGATGCAATCCTGGCCTTGGGGCAATTGGTCAAAACCAAGATTGATCATCTCCCCAAAAAACACTTTCCGCTGATCCGCCGGAGCCTGAACCTTATCCTCCCCATATTCATAAACCTGCGCCCCATTCCATGGCACCGTCCCGGAAGGAGCGTTGGCATCCAGCAAGAAAGCAGTTTGGGAGGGGACATTCGCTCCGACAACCATCCCGGTTCCGTATAAGCAACAAACAAGAGTTGCAAACCTGAAGAACCGATGGAAGCCCCCCTCGGGCATCCCCTTATTCCGACGTGTATAGCATTTTTGATGATTCATACCGTTGTTGATCGTTTAATTTTTTAAGGAGTACCTCCCAAAGACATAGATATGTCTTGTCTATTCATACGCATTTCCCACAGGCAAAATCGTCTATAATCAAACTTTGTTGAATTATGGACAAAATATCCTCCTGCACGCACTATCAACGATCTTGTCTTGAAAATACTCTCTTCTCCATTACACTTCCTCTTAATTTCCTATGCCGGATTCACTCATCTTTCAACTTCTTCCCTGGAGCCTCGTCATCCTGCTTCTTGTCCTGGCCGCCGTCCTCGCCGTGCAATTGTTC
This is a stretch of genomic DNA from Akkermansia sp. N21116. It encodes these proteins:
- a CDS encoding trypsin-like peptidase domain-containing protein, encoding MTFRFPYLLTLALLGCLMVPSAWSVPAGSLAELKQIQEEVHRVERKVTPATVALLSDRGDTGSGVIVSRDGLVLTAAHVVQGDEVMRVIFPDGRMGKARVLGANYTRDAAMVQIEDGKNLPFVELGDSDSISVGDFVVALGHAKGYDPARRAPIRLGRMNTDGKQRFMISECTLIGGDSGGPLFNMQGRLVGIHSSIGPLLKVNNHVPVNVFKQDWKRLLKGEQWGVLGLHPMADPDTPVLGFSMAYMQGVDGVIVDGIVADSPADQAGLQLGDLVTHLGERRVSNPRDMLRELGRHHPGESVDLVVIRKGTTYKAPLKLGRRGDLLQPYYRQR
- a CDS encoding glycoside hydrolase family 2 TIM barrel-domain containing protein, producing the protein MNHQKCYTRRNKGMPEGGFHRFFRFATLVCCLYGTGMVVGANVPSQTAFLLDANAPSGTVPWNGAQVYEYGEDKVQAPADQRKVFFGEMINLGFDQLPQGQDCIVRATFLSDQERILLIGANGIALDDCFKPEPGKVVEREWTVPGKYLNKGYLNLTVYAMAGPNAVLQKLEILTTDGKALKMITGKDIVRLSDEDIDRLVLPTPRITPRPDRVEGVEQAVLSLNGVWEFSPAEGKAFSPIQVPGEWKMQGFDVAPYAKAVYRKSFSVPQDWKGKRIRLRFDAVHSDCRILLNGREAGGHRGGMVPFELDVTDLVSVGSNQLEVLVQSESVADSMSCISEYAAHRVGGILRKVTIFSIPETCVVDESFKTDVDPVAGRAAVHYQSCLENAGKQPCKVELTTLLRDPQGNIAGERTEHLELQAGESKSVNIRLDVDKAQLWTSETPSLYKLESRIKTNGKPAYSKVVKVGLREVEVKGNELFVNGKPVKLMGVNRHEVHPLSGRSLSGELCRKDAQMYKDANVNLVRTSHYPPSEEFLNACDELGLFVECESALCWVGQNGVWYGKFDVNDPLFFRYAHLPNMEQIVAYKSHPSIVIWSMANESNWNQWWGRVLNVNKKLDSSRPYTFHHQNMKGEKLRIWGVDIANQHYPSEHNSDEWSSHKEPLWFGEYAHLQCYNRRELMTDPSIHEDWSRPLQRMVDLMWKQKGCLGGAIWSGIDDIFILPDGSECGYGSWGPIDGWRREKPEYHGMRMAYTPMRLFSSSVNQEGKLVLNVQNRFNFKNLNQFSLRWECGGKSGEMKADIAPHAQGEIVVGQELPKGASVDIVLRDLQGKELARERVVVPGGPERKVNEQIVDNLVAGRIDPDGKNIVSPVIPELPLPVPLVQSVNGEGGTQLVGQKITPLTDLGDWTWTGHAVSGKTHCFEGTGDMGTGTLFLTPEDNGMVKVKYELTVPIDVNPRQWGVVFTLPDSFDTIEWDRNPHWAWYPDGHIGRACGEARANVTAPDRGSRPSGPPAALWKDDSNELGSNDFRGTKLDINYCRMKSPEGGSLVIVPVSGGPRQSVRAWKDKGKTRVLVSGFTTGGSDRFFWIHYQNEYKNIKKGDTISSEFMIGLKQKD
- a CDS encoding transglycosylase domain-containing protein, with protein sequence MASKRPQGNSGSSRRNSNGELDWSHVRPRKKKPGDLDPDSDEYAEASPSRRSPRRSTPPRNEDNDYDDERPPVSRRRKSYYDEEEFDAPPPRSRRRTAPRQISEPPPRQPEPRLRFEDEPLLPESLPRRKGKKFSLFGIILFLIWSLVSLPFRIIYKITRNAKWFLIWPLRILLSVCFVACFAGGILVFLYGTIANRYDISEVQKMPERTIVLDRKNREIGRLHGENRVRVKLSEIPPIFIQALLAREDSRFYSHGGVDWIGVGRAFQQLIKHKRATQGASTLTMQLAKTTFNHQKRDINTKLVEIALAKRIEATYSKDEILEAYINRIFWGHTFMGIAAASRGYFDKVPSQLTLSECALLAGIIYGPNEFSPYKNPKGAEEVRNIVLRLLKDHGKITEDDYQSALKEPIVTRRPQSRSEENYAMELIRRELDNILEDENIRLGGLIVRTTLDLDLQNTAIDSINKHLGKLETAKGYKNPTRAQYLALPKETREKTRPDYVQAACVTIDNANGALLVVVGGRDAEESRFNRAVQSRRQVGSLFKPFVYTTFFEKGYSPSTVVSDGPIRPGEIPGAGKWSPRNSDNSFRGMQPASYGLIKSRNTMSVRIGHMAGLRNVIDHARLAGFQGKIAVTPATYLGTWEASPLDVASAYTVFANGGIRPTPYIIETISDSEDQTLFYSRKTSRRAFSQRAANMTSALLQQVTQPGGTAGQLKTLGFKAPCGGKTGTTNKYMNAWFAGYTSSLTACVWVGFDRQRTIVDRGYGGTLALPIWADIMIHAEKEGYPCGKIRTSPGSHNRAVQLCRESGQIAHSGCIAARTAYYETMPGVTPPSKMCTKHIPLAIPLEEESIPSALPAGNASPNEEEPPLALPVGPSGQGGDEDIPQAIPLDEDEGDYDENNNATRIPLALPV